The following coding sequences lie in one Colius striatus isolate bColStr4 chromosome 14, bColStr4.1.hap1, whole genome shotgun sequence genomic window:
- the LOC133626764 gene encoding fas-binding factor 1 homolog, with product MRIGVSGSRCLQRRAALPHVPAAEEAAAKAAPLEEEDWLIAALARKKAQAQAKAQERNAEASEAPGERLHPRPAVSSVLGDDFFSKLSAEDSKAAGGPRASATDTENLLQNLKDMDDLEADLLGISKPSSAAEKTTVKGPEEWGSLGKGRAKGPGKLLAPEKEKEDVWKRKDDVSGEYKSSVASTPKSPLARRRSVRFSSDMSSQVKAELHPKAAPAGSRRTVRGRGAGADWLGLKDEDWCEWEPLPAAKGSPAVSRPSPAPAARPGPASHVPAAEEAAAKAAPLEEEDWLIAALARKKAQVQAKAQERNAEASEAPGERLHPRPAVSHPAASTGAPQQAAALRDTASADSSGQPVPWLSTTKGASAQASEAEKEDPSGDTSALASTALLPGEQEVQGPVPLAQVPTPRTRLQAAPQLQAESSGLCLLHEGRPGHGTAQLCEDASGCRAALVSAQARVAELESQVQMLEVERTQQRLLLESLQQQHQKNLDLLESPYRRQMKVLEESHGRQEERLRQELEQLRAQLLSQSQDAEQAQAELRAQHQQQLAALEQQHTLEVKRLQELQRTSIQELRQDYDEQLRRLQRLKDQEVDAVTSATSHTRSLNGVIERMEKFSSGLHELWHKVEAKHHSTSQELATWAQQLRVLQDRMLQQQKDMEEEQRRHQDVIAKVEARLSEQSQQLEQERCRALAEQCQVGSLQRSLEERQQVLSQQLSKERAELERAKSTFLAEQQLVVQKCSEEYQKLATEWAELRAQQQQSRELAELKAKEEQLEKARELQDKAWQKLRLEKERVKVAAQRVRQQEEKVQSRAKLSSQKDKKGQRVLQKACRGECEHPRRLQAMQQRLKQLRQQEQHLQEEWLSTALKRRQLEERCEELPNKPMMLLTADQDLGAPVNGLSSTLFPLTTGAPQSWSLVAEPPAPVRVLPQHSPGAGRDTLATASGTELIDAMLLLLKFRAQQDHGFLENEEFYLESLTKSSYHTSARSRGWWSAHLTPAKLQPRLHQLVTKKPKLS from the exons ATGAGGATTGGTGTGAGTGGGAGCCGCTGCCTGCAGCGAAGGGCAGCCCTGCC cCACGTCCCGGCTGCAGAGGAGGCGGCGGCTAAAGCGGCcccgctggaggaggaggactggctgatcgCTGCCCTGGCTCGCAAGAAAGCCCAAGCGCAGGCTAAGGCCCAGGAGAGGAATGCCGAGGCCTCGGAGGCcccaggggaaaggctgcaTCCCCGTCCTGCTGTCAG CTCTGTTCTAGGGGATGATTTCTTCAGcaagctctctgcagaggacagcaaagctgcaggg GGACCCAGGGCCTCTGCCACAGACACGGAGAATCTGCTGCAGAACCTGAAG GATATGGATGACCTGGAAGCTGATCTCCTGGGGATATCAAAGcccagttctgcagcagagaagacaACTGTGAAAGGTCCTGAGGAATGGGGTTCCTTGGGAAAAGGACGAGCTAAAGGCCCAGGGAAGCTGTTAGCTCCTGAGAAAG agaaggaagatgtttggaagaggaaagatgatGTATCTGGCGAGTACAAGTCCTCGGTGGCCTCCACACCCAAGAGCCCGCTAGCGAGGAGGCGGTCTGTCAG GTTTTCCAGCGACATGAGCAgccaagtgaaagcagagctgcaccccaaagctgctcctgcaggcagcaggcgcACGGTgcggggcagaggggctggagccgACTGGCTGGGCTTGAAGGATGAGGATTGGTGTGAGTGGGAGCCGCTGCCTGCAGCGAAGGGCAGCCCTGCCGTGagccgccccagccctgccccggccgcacggcctggccccgccagcCACGTCCCGGCTGCAGAGGAGGCGGCGGCTAAAGCGGCcccgctggaggaggaggactggctgatcgCTGCCCTGGCTCGCAAGAAAGCCCAAGTGCAGGCAAAGGCCCAGGAGAGGAATGCCGAGGCCTCGGAGGCcccaggggaaaggctgcaTCCCCGTCCTGCTGTCAG CCATCCAGCCGCCTCCACAGGAGccccacagcaggcagctgccctgcGGGACACAGCCAGTGCAGACAGCTCTGG GCAGCCGGTGCCCTGGCTCAGCACCACGAAAGGAGCCTCAGCTCAGGCGTCGGAGGCTGAGAAGGAGGATCCCTCCGGAGACACCAGCGCCCTGG CCTCTACAGCCTTATtgccaggagagcaggaggtgcAGGGCCCTGTCCCACTTGCTCAG gttCCCACGCCCAGGACACGTCTCcaggctgccccacagctgcag GCAGAGTCCTCAGGCCTGTGCTTGCTGCATGAGGGGAGGCCGGGGCATGGCACTGCCCAGCTCTGTGAGGATGCATCAGGCTGCCGGGCAGCTCTGGTCAGCGCCCAGGCCCgtgtggcagagctggagagccAG GTCCAGATGCTGGAGGTGGAGCGGACGCAGCAGAGGCTGTTGCTGGAgagtctccagcagcagcaccagaagAACCTGGATCTTCTCGAGAGCCCCTACAG GCGGCAAATGAAGGTGTTGGAGGAGAGCCACGGGcggcaggaggagaggctgcggcaggagctggagcagctgagggctcaGCTGCTGTCGCAGAGCCAGGACGCGGAGCAGGCGCAGGCAGAGCTGcgggcacagcaccagcagcagctggcagcactggagcagcagcacacgctggagGTGAAGCGGCTGCAAGAGCTGCAGAG GACGTCCATCCAGGAGCTGCGCCAGGACTACGACGAGCAGCTGCGGCGGCTGCAGCGGCTGAAGGATCAGGAGGTGGATGCGGTGACCAGCGCCACGTCACACACCAG GTCTCTGAACGGCGTCATCGAGCGGATGGAGAAGTTCTCCAGTGGTCTGCACGAGCTCTGGCACAAGGTGGAGGCCAAGCACCACAGCACCTCCCAGGAGCTGGCCACGtgggcacagcagctcaggg TGCTCCAAGACAGGatgttgcagcagcagaaggacatggaggaggAACAGAGACGACACCAGGACGTGATTGCTAAAGTGGAGGCCAGGCTGAGCGAGCAGtctcagcagctggagcag GAGCGCTGCAGGGCGCTGGCAGAGCAGTGCCAAGTGGGATCTCTGCAGCGCTCGCTGGAGGAGCGGCAGCAAGtcctgagccagcagctctccaaggagcgagcagagctggagagggcCAAG AGCACTTTTCTGGCGGAGCAGCAGTTGGTGGTGCAGAAGTGCTCAGAGGAGTACCAGAAGCTGGCGACTGAGTGGGCTGAACTtcgtgcccagcagcagcagagcagg gagctggcagagctgaaagccaaggaggagcagctggagaaggccagagagctgcaggatAAGGCCTGGCagaagctgaggctggagaaggagagggtgaaggTGGCTGCGCAGCGCGTCcggcagcaggaggagaaggtgcagagcagggccaag CTCTCATCTCAGAAGGACAAGAAGGGGCAGCGAGTGCTGCAGAAGGCTTGCAGGGGGGAGTGTGAGCACCCAAGGAGGCTGCAGGCCATGCAGCAGCGCttgaagcagctgaggcagcaggaaCAGCACCTGCAGGAG gagtgGCTGAGCACGGCTCTGAAGAGGAGACAGCTAGAAGAgcgatgtgaggagctgcccaaCAAGCCCATGATGCTGCTGACTGCAGACCAGGACCTCGGTGCCCCTGTGAACGGCCTCTCCAGCACACTGT TTCCCCTGACGACAGGGGCACCACAGAGCTGGAGTCTTGTTGCAGAGCCTCCAGCTCCTGTCAGGGtgctccctcagcacagccctggggctggcagggacacCCTGGCCACAGCCAGCGGCACCGAGCTCATTGAcgccatgctgctgctgctgaagttcagGGCCCAGCAG